Part of the Capsicum annuum cultivar UCD-10X-F1 chromosome 12, UCD10Xv1.1, whole genome shotgun sequence genome is shown below.
ggaattccaatcctttagacttactacacactgacatttgtgatatgaagtcaacaccatcacctGGTacaaaaaagtatttcataacttttattgacgattgcactagatattgttatgtctacttgctaaatagtaaggatgaagcaatagatgcatttaggcaatacaaaactgaagtagaaaatcagttagagaaaaagataaaaatgataagaagtgataagggcggagaatatgaatctcccttcaccaaaatatgtgtaaagaatgaaatcatccatcaaactatggccccatattcacctcaatctaatagaattgcggaaagaaaaaaccaaacgttgaaggaaataatgaatgtcttacttataagtttcggtttaccgcaaaacttgtggggggaggctattCTTATAGCcaaccgtatactcaatagagtttcccatagtaagacacaatcaatttcttatgaaaaatggaaagaaaggaaacccaactcgaaatatttcaaagtatgggggtgtctagcaaaggtccatgttcctatgcctaaaagggttaagatagacATAAGACTGTGGACTGCATGTTTATAGGATattctaaaagtagtaaagcatatcgGTTTTTGGTTCAAATCCAAACATctggatataaatgaaaatatggtaTTTGAAtgagataatgctgaattctttgaaaatatacctgtataaaattagacatgaatagtctagtggaggatctaaatgacctcgagatgaatcaagtgagaatatacataatgaagagaatccaagatgtagtacacatcaaagaacgttTACTTCATTTGGATCATATTTTGTAACAATTCTCTTAGAAAATCAGcatcaaacatttaaagaagcgatgtcatcatcagacttatccttttggaaagaggcaaccaatagtgagattgattcaatattaagcaaccatacatgggaattggttgatctttctccaggaaataaacctttaggttctaaatggatctttaaaagaaaaataaaggtctatggtactattgacaaatacacggaaagacttgtagtaaaaggcttcaaacaaaaaaaggccttgattactttgatacatactctccagtaacaaggataacatcgattcgaatgctaattgccttggcggcggtatatgatcttaaAATCCACCAAAAAgatgtgaaaactgcattcctaaataaagaattggaggaagaaatttacatggaacagctTGAGGGttttgtggatgatatgttgatcactAAGTCATTGTTttttttatatgtggatgatatgttgatcatcagtagagacatttttgacataaatgcaaccaaacgaatgctcgagagtaagtttgatatgaaagaccttggagttgtagaTGAGATCTTAggaataaaaatccataaaactccacaagggttggcattgtcacagtctcattatatcaaaagtgtacttgaaaaattcaattatatggaattcagtattgccaagactccattggatgttagctttgcacttcgaaagaatgaaggtgaaagtgactcacaattggagtacacaagagtattgggatgtttaatgtatataatgaactgtacacgaccatacatagcatgcactattagtaaattgagtcggtacacgagtaatcccaacaaaactcattggatggcaatgaaaagagttttgggttatcttaaatacactcaagactatgccttgcattataataaatatcccgtggTACTCAACAGATATAGTGACACAAATTGAATCACCAGATTGAATGAAGTAAGATCCaaaagtggatatgtatttactatcggtggaggagaagtctcttggaaatcatccaaagagacttgtattgctcgctttacattggaatctaaatttatcgcattagataaagctagtgaagaagcagaatggctccaaaatttcttggaagatattccttattggcccaaaccagtggcaccagtatgtatacactgtgatagccaagcgtcaataggtagggcagggagcatgatgtacaatggtaaatctcatcacatacgacggagatataataccattagggaacttctctctagttgaattatcactattgactatataaattcaaaggataatgtgtcggatccacttacaaaaggcctatctagagaaggagtggaaaggatatccaaggaaatgggtttaaggcctaggacaagtcagcatggcagtaactctacttagcagactggagatcccaagagctaggtttaagGAGACCAAACAAAGTTTTGTCTAACAGGtttaacattgtcaattacccaaaccattctcatgatgtagacaatgtttagtaaacaaggataagagtTAAGgcgaaaagtcttttaatgattatctaaatttggcagatttgaccaaatagtttaatctataggattgaactatttaaaaatatcacctatgtgagggcgaattggaagccgcttcaaagagaatgttagtaaaggcctattctctaagctctcatgaaaccaagATGAGTTCACGgctaaaaagaacaaaaccgtgagaaccataaatggtaaaaggctggttgtgtgacatgtgttgtctaggtgtacattaaagctcaatagttcaaagatatcaaatccaccgattgaccgagtgcatccgatgcatgttcactatggaaagttcaaagggaaactcacttatccagatgcaatcagtctttacttgatgatcacatacttacCCGTAAaaaaaatttttatgaaaaatagccattttccattcatgtgggggattgttgggttcaaattatatgaaaattgtgaatgaaaaatggagaaaaccaagtggaaggaaaaatagagaagaaaacactaaaatggaaagtgtactctaaaatgaAAATTATACTACTTcacccacattggtgggagaatgtgacttttaagtgtttatattaagaaacacttattcTACTTGGTAAGTGAGGAAAGAAATAAGAGATCCTCGCGCCATCGTCGTCATCGCTCGCTCGACTCGGTttcaaatttggatttggatttggatttgtcaaataattgatcgatgagatctatctttttgaacaaaatttatttgacagaaatttaatccgaAGGAAAAATATAAACGCAGTAaattttttctgtgttttgatcctCCAGTTATATGCATACATGCAGGGTTTCGCACTAATGCTTCAAAAGAATACATTGTTTTGAACTGATGTTTCAGAAGGATGCACTGTTTTGAACTGATGCTTCAaaacactgattcatgaaatggtctcgaaaaagatgcaatcttttgacgaacaaacatgatttttcaggaaaggtcacaccttttaagtgaaccattgccacttttcagaagaggcatatgaaggatttataaacctgctttcatccacaggtttagtcACGAATTTTTCtgaattacaaactctcttcttgtcttcaaaacattatgtgtgatcaatcaaactgttgagtgagttcatctaacaatttgaggtaccgttatTGTTCGAATTGAAGACCATTTTATCGTGGtagaaagattccataacccggatacagtgagggaaattattccttaaggacactccatgaagtcggggtacttggccttaaaattctatttcatctcttttctgaacaTTAACAAACTtcttagattattcataatctagtgttgaaggtgttaagtaacttcaaaagtgttcttgtcttagacttgaactagagttgaagttggtgttgcatgtatacagattcttgtacccgaacaCCATAAAACAACACTTGTGTCAAGTAATTCTTTTGTTGTAGTTGAGTCATTTATTTTCTGTTTTCTTCAATGGTCATGTAAAGATAGAGATCCTTCTTCGAGATGTTTGTGATGAATTTTCCTATTACTAAATGATATGGAAGTGTAAAAGGAATATCATTCACTTAGATGTTTTTTGCAGGGTTTGGTTAATAAAGATTTCCGGATCGCCTACTCATTGAAGGAGGAGTGTGGTTCTTCTTTCTTCCTGGATCTATTTCCTACTTTTCTACGTGATGCTCGCGCTGTTATGCGAAACATGACCTATGTTCTGTATGTTTTTCTGTTGTTGTTATGcacaaattatttttcttttgactttggttgttgattcgtgtTTTGTTCTTTCATTAATTTTAGTGAGTCATCGGTTGTGGACTTTGATATCTTAAATGTGCAATGTCACAAGCTGAAAGGAAGTGCTGCATGGTGAGTTGTTATTTCTTAAAGTAGCCATAAGAATTTATCTTCACTAAGATTAAGTAGATATTTGATATTTGGTATGTAGTCTTACATATAGTGTTACCAATGAACAGTATTATAGGATTGCACCTTAAAAGTGGAATGTGCAGGGAGGATTCATGCATCCAACCTTAACTAGTTTGCCGTTGAGAATAGTTGATTGATTTAGTGTGCTTTGTCATGCCATCTTTAGCATTTTGTCTTGGTTTCTTCACTCCCATTGTTTTTCTTTCGAACTGGTTTGTAATGCttttacttgagccgagggtctatggGAAATAACCTCTGTACCTCCCAAGGCAGGGGTAAGGTTTGCATACACAATGTCCTTCCCAGACCCTACTTTTTGGGATTACACTGGGGGTATGTTGTTTTCGTAGAAAGCAGCTACTTCGTACTTGCTTTATCTAAACGTTTAGTATCTCTTCACATCTTAactgatttttcttttcttgtgtaCTTTTTCCTCAAACAATTCTCTGAAAATTGTATCCTCAAATCTTCCGTTGAATATACAACAGTTGGAATCTTAGGTTCGCCATTCCTTTTCATAATTACTTGCCACAAGATAGATCATAATGATTCTGCTCAACTTCTCTTGCAGCATTGGAGCTTGTAAGCTTAAGAAGGCATGTGATCCCTTTATCGCAGGAGTTGACAAGAAGTCCAAGATTGAGTATGGTTCTTTCTACATTAGCTAGAATTTTTCTACTGCTTGTTGTTTAAAAGGTTTTACTGTTCACTTGCTTGATAGGCAATCTGTTTGATTCGGGAAATGCTTAATGCATGTCCTTGTTGATCTCAAAGTCAACTTTTCCACAACAAAGATCAACTATTTGATTAAGATTTGCTTCTATTTAGCTAGCACTTTAGAGTACATTCCCTTTTCTTAAAACATGCAAATTTTTTAGTAATACTAACACTTCACTGCAAAGGAAAAATGAGTTTCCTTTCATTTTACGGCCATTGAACTCATTAATCTTCTTCCTTCTTGTTAGAGTGGGTTAAAACCCCACATTAGTTGGGGAATGGACTAATGATtcgcttatatggacttgggcaatcctcctctcGTAAGCTAGTTTTTGTGGTTGAGTTGGGCGCAGGTGTCATATCCCCATTTGGGCTACCAGTGCACGCGTCAGTTGGGCCCTTGACATGAAGCGGGGTGTTAGAGTGGGTTGGAAGTCCCACATTAGTTGGGGAATAAACTTGCAGACTGTGTAAGAGGATGTGCACTAATCCTTTAGCAATGATCAGAACTTTACTAACCTTATTGCTTGTTTTTTTTCTCCGACGTAGAATTCTTCATCATTAAATTTTCTTATTGCGGTTAGAATTTCATAACTGTTCAATCATCTGTTTCCTCTAACAAGAAATCCTTAATCACTCTTGGTGAGAATCATCTTTTTGATCATATAATTAGCTAATATCACGAAGATTTTAGATTATCTGACAAAACCTTTTCCCTTGTCTCTGTAGGTGTCTGTGGGCATTAAAAGACATCAAACAAGAATGTCGTGTTTTTCGTAGCAAAACAAAAACTTTCATGAAGGTACCATAACATCATGCTTACATTTACTTGAAGTTGCCTGTGACATTTTAACGTGTGTCATTTGGTAATACTGGTCGACTTCTTCATGCGGAATTACATTTCTGACTTACATATACACCTATTCTTTTAAATTAGTGTTGCGATAGCCTTTCCTTCCAGAGACAGTAAGAAAAAAGTCTGAACTTGATCTTCTTTTACATCTGCTTTACCTCAACACATTTGGCTAACAGTTAACATAAATCTATCTAACAAATGCAGAAGTAAGGCCTTTCATGAGTATATCTAAAGAAGCTTATTGTAAAGTCTAGGGTCACACTACAAGTATGATCATTATCTGTGCACTGTTACATTGGTTCACTGTGCACGAGTTGGCTGCTAGTGCACGTGAGCTTACTAGTGCACGTGAGTTTGTTAGTTAATTATGTGGTTAATGAGTTGTGTGATGAGCAGGAAAGTTAAGTGTGTAGTGTAGTGAGAAGGTTCTAGAATATATGCGTCTATATATAGGTGAAAGTTGTAACAATGCATAGATTTTGACAGTTAATAAAATTTCTCTCTTCCTCCTTCTCTGTTCAATATAGCTTGGTTAACCAAGCTTTGTATTAGACTTTTTGGTGAAATttttcatggtatcagagctccaGTTCGATCTTAGAGTATGAGAAACAATCTATGGAGTTTAGATCTCCATTTTGGTAGAGTTTTCGATTTCTATAGTTGACTCAACTtgaatcacaatttttttttgcttgcacTCTGAATTGTGGCAGTagatctatctttatttttagcTGTTTTTTGTGTGTTAGTTGCTGGTGGTTTTCAATCCCTACATCTATTTTCTTGCTTGTTGAAGTGTGGAGAATGGAACCTAAGATAGATCCCAGTGATCCCATGTTCATAGGCATATCAAATGTGTTTGGAGCTACCCTGATTCCAGTCAAGCTTATTGGATCTGAAAATTATAGGGCGTGGAGTAGATCAATGAGGATTGCATTATTGGGGAAACAAAAATTTGGATTTGTAACTGGTTATGCAATGAGGAGATGTATAGAGAAGCATGAACAATGGGAAACATGTAATGCAATAGTGCTGTCATGATTAATGAGCTCAATGAGTTCTGAGTTGTTGAATGAGATTGTATATGCCACAAAAGCACGAGAGGTTTGGGAAGATCTGAAGGAAAGGTTTGACAAGGTGAATTGAATGACATTATACCAATTACACAGAGAAATCAACACACTGTCAGAAGGTACTGATTCAGTATCTACTAATTTTACCAAATTGAAAGGTCTATGGAGTGAGTATGTGTTGTGATCCCTACCCCTTCATGTGATTGCCCAAGGTCTAAAGACTATGCAGATCATCTTGCTCAAATGAGACTGATAGAGTTTCTAGGAGGATTGAATGGTTCATATGACCAGCTAGGAGACAGATTCTGCTGAAGGGAGTGACACCTTCTCTCAATCAAGCATATGCTATGATAGCGGAAGATGAGTTGCAATAACTTGCCTACTCGTCCATCACAAGTGAGAAATCAGATCTTATTACAATGTTACAATGCAGGTGAATAGAAGTTCAGAAGTAAGTCATAGAAATCATAATTACGAGAGGAAGGAACGTGACTACTGCCATTTTACTAGACATACAAGAGAGAATTGCTACAAGCTGATAGGATATTCTACTGATAGGAAATCAAGGAGGAAGATGAATTACAACACTGGAAAATTCAATGCCAATAGATATCCTGGGAACCAATATGCAAAACAAGTTGATACTCACTTTTTATCTAGTAATTTCAATGGACAGGGTGTTGGTGGAGATACGGGTCAAAATGTTTCAACTAGTCAAGGTGGTCCCAAGGAAATCAATAATACAATGTTGGCAAAAGGCCAAGACTTCACTGATGGGGAATACAAGCAAATTATGGAACTTCTCAACGGGGATCAATAGGAGACAAAACATGCTAATATGTCGGGTGTAGCTACctatttattttctcatgttgAGCAACAAGAATGGGTAGTTAATTCTAGTGTCACTCATCACAATGCATCAAACAATGACATATTTTCCACAAAAAGTAAAGTAGATAAAGCAGGAGGGGATAAGGTGAATCTACCGAATGGAGCCAAGCCTGATATATCTCACAATGGAAAGACACTAGTTTTGCAAAATAAAACTGTAAAGGATGTACTATCTGTCCCTGACTTTAAGCTAAATTTGCTATCATGTCCAAGTAACTGGATAATTGTCTTGTTTTGTATCATCTTTCCCTGACTTCTTTGTATTTCAAAATCTTTACAGTGGCAAGGTGAGGGGGTTGGTAAGGAAAAAGGAGGATTATACATTCTTCAAGGTGTACATAGAAGGAAGAATACATATGAAGATAAAGAAAGGCCAGTAGCAGGCATAATAATGCATGGCAGTAGTCTGTAGCACAAGAGACTTGGACATCCATCCACATAAGTGTTGAAGTCACTAGACTTGTTGAGTCCTTGTAAGGATACTGATCTGCTAAATAAATATCATGTATGTCCTTTAGCCAAGCAGACTAGGTTACCTTTTCTTAGCAGTGAAACTAAGTCCACCATATGTTTTGATATTGTACATATGGATCTGTGGGGACACTATAAAATACCCACTTTTGATAAAAGGTTCTACTTGTTAACCATTGTGGATGATTGTAGTAGATATACTTGGATACATTTGTTGCAGCTTAAGTCTGAGACCATTGTTGCTCTCAAAACTTTATATTGATGGTAAAAATTCAGTTCAGAACTAATGTGAAAGGTCATAAGAACTGATAATGCACTGAGTTCTTCAACACTCAGTGTAATCATTTGTTCAAAACTTTAGGTGTGTTGCATCAAAGCAGTTATCCTTATACACCACAACAGAATGGTGTTGTAGAAAGAAGACAAAGACAAATCCTGAACATTGCTAGACCTATCAGGTTTCAATCACAAATGCCTATCATATATTGAGGTTTAGTTGTTAAGGTTGTTGTCTACGTGATGAATAGACTACCCTCATCCTCTATTAGTGGTAAGAGACCATTTGAGGTATTGTTTTCCAAGGTACCTTCCTGATCACACATGAGGGTACTAGGTTGTTTATGCTATGCCTCAATATTACCTAAAGGTGATAAGTTCTCTGAAGGGGACAAAACTGCAGTGTTGATGGGGTATTCCACCACACAAAAGGGATACTTATTATTGGATATGATCTCTAATAAGTTTTTTGTTAGCAGAGATATTACATTTTAGGAagatgtttttgtttttgctaAAACCGAAGGCAAGAACCAATCCACACATCCTTTCGAGTCATATACAAAAAATAGTGGTGGTGATGAAGAATCAGTTGATTTAGCAGATGTTACTGATGATCAAAAATCAGGTGTAGGAGAATTACCTCAAAGCACTCCAATGCCTGATCTATCAATGGATGCAAAAGAAGAAGTTCAGCCAACTGTTCAACCTATTGAGCTAACTCCCTCTTTCACAGACAATGCAGAACCTATCACTTACAAAAGAACATCAAGAGTGGCTAAGGAACCTATTTGGATAAAATACTACACTATacttgggaaaagaaagggtacAAGatatccaacaacaacaacaacaacaacaaacccagtgtattcccacctagtggggtctggggggtaagatgtacgcagtccatacctctacctctgaagaagtagaaaggctatttccgatagacccccggctcaaggcacgagataccacacaaacacatagtaaagcacagaagcagattacataacataaatacggcacccataagtaatataaaacagaggagagcagaggaaagcacacagattcgtaatgcaacatggaacacggaacacggtatcataacaggaataaaacccccaccaagtaattccctacactagcgacccaaactggccctagtcctctgctgtaattcgcgtcctccagaccttcctatcctATGAGAATTCTACATCTAAGTATCAATGCTATGTGAGTAGTTTTTTAGACCTGGTTGAGCCTCGATATTTCAGTCAAGCTATCAGAGATGATGGATGGATAGAAGCCAtgaagttagagattaaagaaCTTGAAGACAACAACACATGGGAAATAGTTGAGTTTCATTGGCTCAAAATGGGTATTCAAGATCAAATATAAAGTAAATGGGGATGTTGAGAGACTCAAAGCAATACTGAAAGGCTACAGCCACCAGGAACGATTGGACTACCATAATACCTTTTTACTTTTAGCGAAGATAGTGACTATTAGATGTGGTATTGCACTTGTTGTATCAAGGGGATGGTCCTTGTACCAAATGGATGTCTATAATACCTTTCTACAAGGGTACTTAGATGAAGACGTGTATATGTAACTACCTGAAGGCTTCCAACAGAAAGGGCATAGTAAGGTATACAAGTTGATTAAGTCTttatatggacttaaacaagccTCTAGGCATTGACATATCAAACTAACTTAAACTCTCATAAATGAAGTATTTACTCAGAGTGTATATGACCACTCATTGTTTACCTGGAAGAAGACAGAAGGAATGGTGATAGTCTTAGTCTATGTAGATGACCTACAGATCACTGGGGATAATGAAAGTATGGTTTCTAAAACCAACCAAATATTACATAAGCAGTTCAAGCTCAAAGGCTTAAGGGAGCTCAAGTAGTTTTTCGGAATTGAAGTTTTGAGGTCGTCACAGGGAGTCActttgaatcaaagaaaatatcTTCTGGAGTTGATCTCAGAAGTTGGTCTAGCTGATGCAAAGCCACCATCTACACCTTTAGAATCCAATGCTAAGTTGACATCAGTCGAGTATGATGAAATCACAGGTTGTACAGGTGATATTATTTTGAGAGATACAACTTATTATCAAAGGGTAGTGGGTAAACTTATGTATGCCACTATAACAAGACAAGATATCAGTTCATACAAAGGCCCAAAATATTTCATTTGGAAGTATCTTACAGGGTGATCAAATACTTGAAAGGTTCAGTAGGTCAGGGAGTGAAGAAACACACTAATGCTAATTTGGTTTGTTGATGTGACTCAGACTGGGCTGCTTTTCCCCACAGTAGAAGGTCAGTGACTTGGTACATGGTGCAGTTTGGTGGTTCTTTAATATCTTAGAAGtaaaaaaatggaataaaatatctagaagCTCAGTTGAAGCTAAATACAGAACTATGGCTTCAACTATAACAGAACTCACTTCGCTAGAAGGATTGTTTGTAGATTTAAATGTGTTGGTTCCCAAACCTATCACAGTGCTCAGTGATAGCAATCTACCATACAGTTAGGAGCTAATCTTATCTTTCATGAGAGCACAAAACATATAGAAATTGATTGTCATTTTATCAGAGACAAAATCCAGAGTGGTTTAGTGCAGACTTTGCATGTTTCTTCCCAACAACAGGTGGTTGATATACTAAATAAAGGCTAGGCCATGATCAACATTCTAAACTCTTGAGAAAACTTGGTGTGCTTAATATTATGCACCCTTTGTCTTGTGGGAGTGTATTGGAAAGTCTACGATCACACTACAAGTATGATCATTATTTGTGTAATGTTACATTGGTTCACTGTGCACATGAGTTGGCTGCTAGTGCACCTGAGCTTACTAGTGCAAGTGAGTTTGTTACTTTGTTAGGTGGTTAATGAGTTGTGTGATGAGCTGGAAATTTAAGTGTGTAATTTAATGAGAAGGTTCTAGAATATATGCATCTATATATAGGTGCAAGTTGTAATAGCACATAGATTTTGATAGTTAATAAAATTTCTCTCTTCCTCCTCCTTCTCTGTTCAATGTAGCTTAACCAAGATTTGTATTAGACTTTTTGGTGAAAGTTTTCAAAGCTTAATATGATTTTCGTAAACTTATTTAATAATCTATCAAATTGCTTCTGATAAAGTTCCATGTCTCTTTTTTCCACTTAatcatcttaatattttttctttttggagtGTACAACCATTTCATCAGAAAACTTAAATTGTTAGAGAGAGCACAAAACAATAACATATTTAGTATAGTCCCACAGATGGGGTCTAGGGAGGATGAGGTTTACGCAGACCTTATCACTACCAttgagaggttgttttcaatagacccttgGCTTAAGTACGGGTTTAAAAGAAGAGCAAGA
Proteins encoded:
- the LOC124889318 gene encoding histidine-containing phosphotransfer protein 1-like, with product MRNMTYVLESSVVDFDILNVQCHKLKGSAACIGACKLKKACDPFIAGVDKKSKIECLWALKDIKQECRVFRSKTKTFMKLEKEIVEAEKSKS